One window from the genome of Lasioglossum baleicum chromosome 9, iyLasBale1, whole genome shotgun sequence encodes:
- the LOC143211919 gene encoding farnesol dehydrogenase → MERWAGKTAIVTGAASGIGEAIATELIRHRVNVIAVDIAYERLQSTATKWGQLANRGEYHLKKCDISKKEDIDDLFTFVESLGGVNIMVNNAGLTNFSRVIDTNWETMEKLVKVFMLGTTAFMIRASHSMRKQNTEGHIINVNSVLGLMIPNYTLRKDNDAVSYNIYPACKHGTVAVTETVRRELAKIEAKIRVTSICPGLVHTNLSAFDTVVGGFLQECPALEPQDIASTVIYALSMRSEVELSEILVRHRGELE, encoded by the exons ATGGAACGGTGGGCTGGTAAAACCGCAATAGTCACCGGCGCTGCATCCGGCATCGGCGAAGCAATTGCAACTGAGCTTATTCGACACCGCGTGAACGTGATTGCCGTTGACATCGCCTACGAGAGATTACAGTCGACCGCCACGAAATGGGGGCAACTTGCCAACAGAGGAGAGTATCATCTGAAGAAATGCGACATCTCCAAGAAGGAAGACATTGACGATCTTTTCACGTTCGTGGAATCACTCGGCGGTGTGAACATCATGGTGAACAACGCCGGACTCACCAACTTCTCGCGTGTGATAG ATACCAACTGGGAGACAATGGAGAAGCTGGTGAAAGTTTTCATGCTCGGAACTACAGCGTTCATGATCCGAGCTTCACATTCAATGCGCAAGCAGAATACAGAAGGACATATCATCAATGTGAACAG CGTGCTAGGACTCATGATTCCGAATTATACCCTGAGGAAGGACAATGATGCCGTAAGCTACAATATTTACCCGGCCTGCAAACACGGAACTGTTGCAGTGACGGAGACTGTGCGACGGGAATTGGCGAAAATCGAGGCTAAGATTCGCGTCACC AGTATTTGCCCCGGCCTGGTCCACACGAACCTCAGCGCCTTCGACACGGTGGTGGGAGGCTTTCTGCAGGAGTGTCCCGCATTGGAACCGCAGGATATCGCTAGCACAGTGATCTATGCCCTCTCTATGCGTTCGGAAGTCGAG TTATCGGAGATTCTTGTTCGGCATAGAGGTGAACTTGAATGA